One part of the Paroedura picta isolate Pp20150507F chromosome 5, Ppicta_v3.0, whole genome shotgun sequence genome encodes these proteins:
- the PSENEN gene encoding gamma-secretase subunit PEN-2 — protein sequence MNLERVSNEEKLNLCRKYYLGGFALLPFLWLVNIFWFFREAFLAPAYTEQLQIKRYVQRSAVGLLFWVIVLTTWISIYQTHRARWGEMGDYLSFTIPLGTP from the exons ATGAACCTGGAGCGCGTGTCCAACGAGGAGAAGCTCAACCTGTGTAGGAAATACTACTTGG GTGGCTTTGCACTGCTTCCTTTCCTGTGGCTGGTGAACATCTTCTGGTTTTTCCGAGAAGCCTTTCTGGCACCGGCATACACTGAGCAACTGCAGATAAAACGCT atgtccagcgtTCGGCTGTGGGCCTTCTTTTCTGGGTGATCGTCCTCACCACGTGGATCAGCATCTACCAGACGCACCGGGCACGGTGGGGTGAGATGGGCGACTACCTCTCCTTCACCATCCCCTTGGGTACCCCCTGA